The Anastrepha ludens isolate Willacy chromosome X, idAnaLude1.1, whole genome shotgun sequence genome includes a window with the following:
- the LOC128869498 gene encoding uncharacterized protein LOC128869498, whose protein sequence is MRNDVAKSFAAYNLNHISQRLAELRATKPRKIRSINWLGSAWKWVAGSPDATDWDTILRSQNDVIANSNHQFKINEELFNATRESMNQINQMTRYVNTIGKEVGTTAAETVLLNRIQILKEEISEVVRACQMAKSGIVNTNLLNPVELHQLISEEEALPYQNAIEAIEYAKPSLFSNGSLLLYVLAIPKVRTDEFRFLMTRAAVHAGMRVVANYTKMLVSKEETYGIISECPSIKNSTICEMSHLQRLPEDGCLARLIKGGDAECHFEPENGETIELISEGTLFLTNFQGTVRNDNRKSVLNGTFLIQFSNETIWVKNETFSNRASQSSQVLPAAVTNVKSQGFKPSLEYVHELSMTNINHLGKLGQRFHVSLAVDAFFICILAVVSYWIWRKITASLDLPPIRQPTIPMPVATYAKETPDDSRNTHVNLRDADI, encoded by the coding sequence ATGAGGAATGATGTCGCAAAATCCTTTGCGGCATACAACTTGAACCACATTAGCCAACGCCTCGCCGAACTTCGGGCCACTAAACCCCGTAAAATCCGGTCAATCAATTGGCTTGGATCGGCCTGGAAATGGGTTGCCGGCTCGCCTGACGCAACAGACTGGGACACAATCCTCAGAAGTCAGAATGATGTAATCGCAAACAGCAACcaccaatttaaaataaatgaggaACTCTTCAATGCCACTCGGGAATCTATGAACCAGATCAATCAGATGACACGTTACGTGAACACCATTGGGAAAGAGGTTGGCACTACGGCTGCTGAAACCGTACTGCTTAACCGCATACAGATCCTCAAGGAAGAAATAAGTGAGGTAGTACGCGCATGTCAAATGGCAAAGTCGGGCATAGTCAACACCAACCTCTTAAACCCGGTTGAGTTACATCAGCTAATTTCTGAAGAAGAGGCTTTACCCTACCAAAATGCCATTGAGGCAATTGAATATGCGAAGCCCTCCTTATTTTCAAACGGCTCTCTGCTGCTTTATGTACTCGCAATCCCTAAGGTCAGAACAGATGAATTCCGCTTTCTGATGACAAGAGCTGCGGTTCATGCAGGTATGAGGGTAGTGGCAAACTACACGAAAATGTTGGTCAGCAAGGAAGAAACGTACGGCATAATAAGTGAATGTCCTTCGATCAAAAATTCAACGATCTGCGAGATGAGCCATCTGCAAAGATTACCCGAAGATGGATGCCTGGCACGTCTAATTAAGGGGGGTGATGCTGAATGCCACTTCGAACCTGAAAATGGAGAAACTATCGAATTAATTAGTGAAGGTACATTATTTCTAACCAACTTTCAGGGGACTGTTCGTAATGATAATCGCAAGAGCGTCCTTAACGGCACGTTCCTCATCCAGTTTAGCAATGAGACAATTTGGGTGAAGAACGAAACCTTTTCTAACAGAGCATCGCAGAGCTCGCAGGTATTGCCAGCAGCGGTTACCAACGTGAAAAGCCAAGGATTTAAACCAAGTCTAGAATACGTTCACGAGTTGAGCATGACGAATATCAACCATCTGGGCAAACTGGGCCAGAGATTCCATGTCTCTTTGGCTGTTGacgctttttttatttgcatattggcCGTGGTCTCCTACTGGATTTGGAGAAAGATAACAGCAAGCCTTGACCTCCCTCCGATACGCCAACCTACCATTCCGATGCCTGTTGCTACCTACGCAAAGGAGACACCCGACGATTCCCGGAATACGCATGTCAATCTGCGGGACGCAGATATTTAG